Sequence from the Cydia splendana chromosome 10, ilCydSple1.2, whole genome shotgun sequence genome:
TCGTGACAACAGACACCACCGCCCAGAGGCGTGTGAAAACATACATCACCGCAAGAGGCGTCGTGACAACAAGCATCACCGCTCAACGGCGTGTGAAAACATACATCACCGCAAGAGGCGTCGTGACAACAAGCATCACCGCCCAACGGCGTGTGAGAACATACGTCACAGCAAGAAGCGTCGTGACAACAGGCATCACCGCCCAACGGCGTGTGAAAACATACGTCACCGCAAGAAGAGTCGTGACAACAGACACCACCGCCCAGAGGCGTGTGAAAACATACATCACCGCAAGAGGCGTCGTGACAACAAGCATCACCGCTCAACGGCGTGTGAAAACATACATCACCGCAAGAGGCGTCGTGACAACAAGCATCACCGCCCAACGGCGTGTGAGAACATACGTCACAGCAAGAAGAGTCGTGACAACAGACACCACCGCCCAGAGGCGTGTGAAAACATACATCACCGCAAGAGGCGTCGTGACAACAAGCATCACCGCTCAACGGCGTGTGAAAACATACGTCACCGCAAGAAGCGTCGTGACAACAGACACCACCGCCCAGAGGCGTGTGAAAACATACGTCACCGCAAGAAGCGTCGTGACAACAGGCATCACCGCCCAGAGGCGTGTGGAAACATACGTCACCGCAAGAAGCGTCGTGACAACAGACACCACCGCCGAGGCGTGTGAAAACATACGTCACCGCAAGAAGCGTCGTGACAACAGGCATCACCGCCCAGAGGCGTGTGAAAACATGCTACTTCATCCTCTTGCGAGTCTCACGAGCAGACGGCTTACTGTTCAGCTCATCTCACTGCCAACCGCGATCATGTCATCGCGCTCAGGCCACCGAGTAGCCTCATTTCACATTATGCCGCATCAGCCATGTCAACATTTCTCGCTGGCAGCAACTCTTCAAACACATAATATACTTGCTTATGTTCTTCTGAAAACATACTAAAGGCAGTAAATTGGTTCATGCAAACATGTAGCACCAATGGCTTTATGCAGCTTCATGCTGTTTCATACCACTCAATCATGTAACCATGTTACAAATACAtgttacattacattatatGCTTATTAGGTCTACTCATCTTTCTAAATACTCACATTTTAGCAACttccaaaatacaaaaacatttattcgtacttcaatttaattattttactcaGTTTAACTTTGCATTCAAATTGTTTTACTTGACTAACATGTCAATCATAAACTCAGGATTACTCTAGCCACCTAATCTCAGGGCTAGAACACTTAATAAACAAACACCTCATTTTTATATTATCTTGGGAAATATACAAATagcagttaatttttttttttttcatgttagcATACTACTCATGATgtaaaacattgcagttttaTTACCATCATTCATTACTTCCATACATTATTAACATTATCATCCCTTACTCATAATTCAGGTAATAGACTTCACAATGATTTGTAAATTGTTTGTCATAATCAGACTATTGAGCACTCACCTACTCACTACCCGTATATGGCTACCACCAGCCTCGACACCGACACACCAGCCGGCACAAATCGCCCCCCATACACCTCGCCTGCACCAacatgcgagtacgagcgagatgcacagAAAGCAAGCTACCAAACGCGAGCGCTATTCTATTCTAGTGGTCAATTTTGCCCTTAGTTCACCTTGTGTATACTTTGCACAATAACCCACCAGGCAGCACCATGCTTGTGTCAGTTGTATAGACCCATTTTCCATCACAAATACTATCTGTGAACATAATGTAAGAACACACACACTCACAAAAGTAATACTTTGATAACAGTAAATCACCATACTTTACATACTGCACTAAAACTGTGCATGAATAAAACCCTTATGCATATCATCAATCCTCGCTGCTAGTAAAAGTCATTTGAGATGTGTTAACAACATTTGACCTGATAGTGGTCAATTTTGTCCTTACTTCCTCTTGTGTAAACCAACCAACTATAAGAAATATTAGCATCACACTTGTATTAGTTGTGCAGGTCAATATTCCATCACATTTACCATCTGTGAAAATAATGTAAGCACACACTCACAACACAAAAATCATACTTAGAATACAGTTCATCTCCACAACGTTACATACCCCGTGGCAATTATTGTATATGAATAAAACATCTCATTATTCTTTTTGGCTTGTAAAACTCATTTGAGGTAGTAGTTACTTGTCATTACTTTTTCTTGTGTGAACCAACCAGCTATAAGAAATATTAGCATCACACTTGTATTAGTTGTGCCAGTCCATATTCCATCACATTTACTATCTGTGAACATAATGtaagcacacacacacacacacaaaacaCTAAAATAATGCTTAGAAAACAGTTCATCTCCACAACTTTACATACCCCGTTGTTAGGAATAAAGTTCATACTCAGCTGATACTACCCCGGTGAGGCCCGGTCAGCTTTAGCAATATTGCACTTATATTACCTCATTGAACATTAAAAAGTCATTCAATACAAGTGATTGCTTGTCttcatcataattcataattaataTTGAATTCAGCATTTCTTCAAGATACCCAGTACATTGATTGTACGCTACAATTAAGAATTTCAAGTTTGAGGCCGCCAAGACTGGTTCCATGacttgaaataaatgtcatgtaatATACAATTTTATCACTTATACTTTCTCAACGGCACAAACTAGACTATGTGCATAATCTCAAGGAATACAATAGCACACTTCACAGGTTTTAGGTAAACATTCACTACAACATATTGAAATGTACTTACACCTTTCAATTTAAATATCTCACAGTATTTTAATACCTGTTTTGCTATCATAAACAAACCACTTTGCTGTATTGTAGGCCAACATCATACTGGAAAGGGATATCAGTCATATTGTTTGTTGCATCCAAAGGTACACTGGTGTTAGAGATGTTCACTTTGTTTCATA
This genomic interval carries:
- the LOC134794589 gene encoding histidine-rich glycoprotein-like; this translates as MFISSQAIGMREFADFITAQRMRKAPLTTSLRRHRKKRRDNRHHRPTACENIRHRKKRRDNRHHRPEACENIHHRKRRRDNKHHRSTACENIHHRKRRRDNKHHRPTACENIRHSKKRRDNRHHRPTACENIRHRKKSRDNRHHRPEACENIHHRKRRRDNKHHRSTACENIHHRKRRRDNKHHRPTACENIRHSKKSRDNRHHRPEACENIHHRKRRRDNKHHRSTACENIRHRKKRRDNRHHRPEACENIRHRKKRRDNRHHRPEACGNIRHRKKRRDNRHHRRGV